In Salmo trutta chromosome 16, fSalTru1.1, whole genome shotgun sequence, a genomic segment contains:
- the LOC115150824 gene encoding rho GTPase-activating protein 39 isoform X2 yields the protein MSGISPDWVEILEPRSRERMYVNLATGECGWDPPLGAPVRQADGNQWWELFDPQSGRFYYYNSVGRQTVWHRPQGGDIVPLSQLQAMKRCSEAKRAAGTGERDREPGTGRLGSTGSRTGSQGRGTALPEHYGAGSLGSTGSQGHRAPLPEHHGVGSTDCQGHRTPLPEHYGVGITDCQGRLTPRPEHHGAGSLGSTGSQGQRTPVPEHYGAGSLGSTGSQGHRTPLPEHYGAGSLGSTGSQGHRAPLPEHHGVGSTDCQGHRTPLPEHYGVGITDCQGRLTPRPEHHGAGSLGSTGSQGHRTPVPEHYGAGSLGSTGSQGHRIPLPEHHGAGSLGSTGSQGHRTPRPEHYGAGSIDSQGHRTPLPEHYGAGSIDSQGHCTPLPEHYGAGSIDSQGHRTPRPEHYGAGSIDSQGHRTPLPEHHGAGSLVSTGSQGHRAPRPEHHGAGSLGSTGSQGHCTPLPEQGKPVPRTPETPSEREISDTVVDSRPAQGDNSSDESKESLRERSQRWQPSPGSKAAMLVKVNSVSRIQPGGPSSPDLQLRHHNTHTHNKPNGHQAFTLHPVSSKPPGAHSCSTQGYKTAPSGKMAADARQAHHLRKTGNGSFCLVSSDPPQTPSSHRSQPSTPRSVSPQYASTPHLYDDPGKECPIYDEPPVDMEVEGAHLHNGPGGLSRLTPTHSLQKPRLLQHPGSSNSESRHKRNPSASDYSPAGLECIKHMVVVDPKQGLLSTSPGPTRTPSPTPRSDPLLAQPQSQPRGQQREPGTLEKKQTWRALEATVLRAVEARHSRQSSQASQDFPTPPGPQTTATYQDSGYSTGPSPSLRRKSRRRLGAGGRPGSVGSSGELCALNERLMAEMREVVSRSNTMREMKAGGLGAEISERGAVPRTRSPVDSLQWYGGRCASREDVPSTSRSLSRAGNHGNPALPPLEMPGRQKRTYEKVDTLEKSITSQAGLSSPDTPGPPSEVGTLELKAQLDSRKKGMVDGRTGSLGPHHQRSVSHDNIEGEGRGGIGGSYHQLSYATLRKPPPPDTSGMADWASKHLNMHTQGLFRRRVSIANMLSWNRGSIKKPMLVTSDRAVRKEACEMFKLVQAYMGDRPSRLDRRHAALLIVTKCWGMQGLRDELYVQLVRQTTGNTSPRSLAAGWELMAVSLAFFAPSPKFRCYLEGYIQRHTDPSSDKKLAQFILDQQDMKLKKNSKSRKKRKQNTDEEGLPISTYAKFCYRKLQKVAITGGKKGLRKPTLEEIDHSRRAIVTPSLFGSTLDEVMERQSELFPDRKLPWVQVQLSQYVLALGGAQTEGIFRVPGDIDEVNALKLQVDQWRIPENLSDPNVPASLMKLWYRELEEPLIPMAFYKQCVSNYDDPVAAITVVQCLPELNRLVLCYFIHFLQVFAQPANVSVTKMDVNNLAMVMAPNCLRCQSDDPRIIFENTRKEMSFLRMLIVHLDTSFIEGVV from the exons TCCAGATTGGGTGGAGATCCTGGAGCCACGCTCTCGGGAGCGCATGTACGTGAACCTGGCCACTGGCGAATGCGGCTGGGACCCTCCTTTAGGCGCTCCCGTTCGTCAGGCTGACGGCAACCAGTGGTGGGAGCTCTTTGACCCCCAGAGCGGCCGCTTCTACTACTACAACTCCGTGGGACGCCAGACTGTCTGGCACCGACCCCAAGGGGGCGACATAGTTCCCCTCTCCCAGCTACAGGCTATGAAGCGCTGCTCTGAGGCCAAGCGGGCCGCgggaactggagagagagacagggagcctGGAACAGGTAGACTAGGGAGTACAGGGAGCCGTACAGGGAGCCAGGGACGCGGCACCGCTCTTCCAGAGCATTATGGAGCAGGGAGCCTGGGGAGTACAGGCAGCCAGGGACACCGCGCCCCTCTTCCAGAGCACCATGGAGTGGGGAGTACAGACTGCCAGGGACACCGCACCCCTCTTCCAGAGCACTATggcgtggggattacagactgccAGGGGCGCCTCACCCCTCGTCCAGAGCACCATGGAGCAGGGAGCCTGGGGAGTACAGGCAGCCAGGGACAGCGCACCCCTGTTCCAGAGCATTATGGAGCGGGGAGCCTGGGGAGTACAGGCAGCCAGGGACACCGCACCCCTCTTCCAGAGCATTATGGAGCGGGGAGCCTGGGGAGTACAGGCAGCCAGGGACACCGCGCCCCTCTTCCAGAGCACCATGGAGTGGGGAGTACAGACTGCCAGGGACACCGCACCCCTCTTCCAGAGCACTATggcgtggggattacagactgccAGGGGCGCCTCACCCCTCGTCCAGAGCACCATGGAGCAGGGAGCCTGGGGAGTACAGGCAGCCAGGGACACCGCACCCCTGTTCCAGAGCATTATGGAGCGGGGAGCCTGGGGAGTACAGGCAGCCAGGGACACCGCATCCCTCTTCCAGAGCACCATGGAGCAGGGAGCCTGGGGAGTACAGGCAGCCAGGGACACCGCACCCCTCGTCCAGAGCATTATGGAGCGGGGAGTATAGACAGCCAGGGACACCGCACCCCTCTTCCAGAGCATTATGGAGCGGGGAGTATAGACAGCCAGGGACACTGCACCCCTCTTCCAGAGCATTATGGAGCGGGGAGTATAGACAGCCAGGGACACCGCACCCCTCGTCCAGAGCATTATGGAGCGGGGAGTATAGACAGCCAGGGACACCGCACCCCTCTTCCAGAGCATCATGGAGCAGGAAGCCTGGTGAGTACAGGCAGCCAGGGACACCGCGCCCCTCGTCCAGAGCACCATGGAGCAGGTAGCCTGGGGAGTACAGGCAGCCAGGGACACTGCACCCCTCTTCCAGAGCAGGGTAAGCCTGTCCCCAGAACCCCTGAGACcccaagcgagagagagatttcaGACACAGTGGTGGACAGCAGACCAGCTCAGGGAGACAACAGCTCGGACGAAAGCAAGGAGTCACTGAG AGAGCGCTCTCAGAGATGGCAGCCTTCCCCAGGGTCCAAGGCAGCAATGTTGGTTAAAGTAAACAGTGTCAGTCGGATCCAGCCTGGAGGCCCATCTAGCCCGGACCTGCAGCTCcgccaccacaacacacacacccacaacaaGCCCAACGGCCACCAGGCCTTCACCCTCCACCCCGTCAGCAGCAAGCCCCCGGGGGCTCACTCCTGCTCCACCCAGGGCTACAAGACCGCACCCTCTGGCAAGATGGCCGCGGACGCCCGACAGGCCCACCACTTGAGAAAGACCGGCAACGGCAGCTTCTGTCTGGTGTCCTCTGACCCTCCCCAAACCCCAAGCAGTCACAGGTCCCAGCCCAGCACCCCCAGGTCAGTGTCACCACAGTACGCCTCCACACCTCACCTCTACGACGACCCGGGAAAAGAGTGTCCCATCTATGATGAGCCTCCTGTGGACATGGAGGTGGAGGGGGCTCACCTCCATAATGGGCCTGGTGGTCTATCCCGTCTCACCCCCACACATAGCCTGCAAAAGCCCAGGCTCCTCCAGCACCCTGGCTCCTCTAACTCAGAATCCAGGCACAAGAGGAACCCTTCTGCCTCTGACTACAGCCCTGCTGGCCTGGAGTGCATCAAGCACATGGTTGTTGTGGACCCAAAACAGggcctcctctccacctcccccggTCCCACCCgcaccccctcccccaccccacgATCAGACCCCCTCTTggcccagccccagtcccagccccggGGGCAGCAGAGGGAGCCAGGGACCCTGGAGAAGAAGCAGACATGGCGAGccctggaggccactgtgttgagaGCAGTGGAGGCTCGTCACAGCAGGCAGAGCAGCCAGGCCTCCCAGGACTTCCCCACACCTCCAGGACCCCAGACCACTGCCACCTACCAGGACTCTGGCTACTCCACTGGCCCCTCTCCGAGCCTGAGGAGGAAGAGCCGGCGGAGGCTGGGGGCCGGAGGCCGGCCTGGCTCAGTGGGCAGCAGCGGAGAGCTGTGTGCCCTTAACGAGAGGCTGATGGCGGAGATGAGGGAGGTGGTGAGCCGCTCCAACACCATGAGGGAGATGAAGGCTGGAGGCCTGGGGGCAGAGATTAGCGAGAGGGGCGCAGTGCCCCGGACACGTTCCCCCGTGGACTCCCTGCAGTGGTATGGAGGAAGGTGTGCGTCACGAGAAGACGTCCCCTCCACCAGCCGCTCGCTGAGCAGGGCGGGTAATCATGGCAACCCGGCCCTGCCACCCCTGGAGATGCCTGGTAGGCAGAAGAGGACCTATGAGAAGGTGGACACCTTGGAGAAGAGCATCACCAGTCAGGCCGGCCTCTCCTCACCAGACACCCCCGGACCCCCCTCAGAG GTGGGGACCCTGGAACTGAAGGCTCAGTTGGACAGCAGGAAGAAAGGTATGGTGGACGGACGAACAGGCTCACTGGGCCCCCATCACCAACGCTCCGTCTCCCATGACAACATagagggagaaggaagaggaggaatagGAGGCTCCTACCACCAGCTCTCTTACGCCACCCTGCGCAAGCCCCCGCCCCCAGACACCTCAGGCATGGCGGACTGGGCCAGCAAGCACCTGAACATGCACACCCAGGGCCTGTTCCGCCGCCGTGTCTCCATCGCCAACATGCTCTCCTGGAACCGCGGCTCCATCAAGAAGCCCATGCTGGTGACCAGCGACCGTGCCGTGAGGAAGGAGGCCTGTGAGATGTTCAAGCTGGTCCAGGCCTACATGGGAGACCGGCCCTCACGGCTGGACCGTCGCCACGCCGCCCTGCTCATCGTCACCAAGTGCTGGGGCATGCAGGGCCTGAGGGATGAGCTGTATGTGCAGCTGGTGAGGCAGACCACGGGCAACACCAGCCCTAGGAGCCTGGCTGCAGGCTGGGAGCTGATGGCTGTCAGCCTGGCCTTCTTCGCCCCGTCTCCCAAGTTCCGCTGCTACCTGGAGGGATACATCCAGAGGCACACGGATCCGAGCAGTGACAAGAAAC TGGCTCAGTTCATACTAGACCAGCAGGACATGAAGCTGAAGAAGAACTCAAAGTCCAGAAAGAAACGGAAACAGAACACAGATGAAGAAG GTCTGCCCATCAGCACGTATGCAAAGTTCTGCTATCGCAAACTACAGAAAGTGGCCATAACTGGAGGCAAAAAG GGTCTTCGTAAGCCAACTCTGGAGGAGATTGACCACAGCAGACGGGCCATCGTGACCCCCTCCCTGTTTGGCAGCACCTTGGACGAGGTGATGGAGCGCCAGAGTGAACTCTTCCCAGACAGGAAGCTACCCTGGGTACAGGTGCAGCTCTCCCAATATGTCCTAGCACTGGGAGGGGCCCAGACTGAGGGCATCTTCAG GGTGCCTGGAGATATCGATGAAGTCAACGCATTGAAACTCCAGGTCGACCAATGGCGGATCCCAGAAAACCTCTCAGACCCCAACGTACCTG CCTCCCTGATGAAGCTGTGGTATCGTGAGTTGGAGGAGCCTCTCATCCCCATGGCCTTCTACAAGCAGTGTGTCAGTAACTATGACGACCCTGTGGCAGCCATTACTGTTGTACAGTGTCTGCCTGAGCTCAATAGACTGGTGCTGTGCTACTTCATCCACTTCCTGCAG GTGTTTGCTCAGCCTGCTAATGTGTCTGTTACTAAGATGGATGTCAATAACCTTGCCATGGTGATGGCCCCCAACTGCCTCCGCTGCCAGTCTGATGACCCACGAATCATCTTTGAGAACACACGCAAGGAGATGTCTTTCCTGCGCATGCTCATCGTTCACCTGGACACCAGTTTCATTGAGGGCGTTGTGTAG
- the LOC115150824 gene encoding rho GTPase-activating protein 39 isoform X1, translating into MSGISPDWVEILEPRSRERMYVNLATGECGWDPPLGAPVRQADGNQWWELFDPQSGRFYYYNSVGRQTVWHRPQGGDIVPLSQLQAMKRCSEAKRAAGTGERDREPGTGRLGSTGSRTGSQGRGTALPEHYGAGSLGSTGSQGHRAPLPEHHGVGSTDCQGHRTPLPEHYGVGITDCQGRLTPRPEHHGAGSLGSTGSQGQRTPVPEHYGAGSLGSTGSQGHRTPLPEHYGAGSLGSTGSQGHRAPLPEHHGVGSTDCQGHRTPLPEHYGVGITDCQGRLTPRPEHHGAGSLGSTGSQGHRTPVPEHYGAGSLGSTGSQGHRIPLPEHHGAGSLGSTGSQGHRTPRPEHYGAGSIDSQGHRTPLPEHYGAGSIDSQGHCTPLPEHYGAGSIDSQGHRTPRPEHYGAGSIDSQGHRTPLPEHHGAGSLVSTGSQGHRAPRPEHHGAGSLGSTGSQGHCTPLPEQGKPVPRTPETPSEREISDTVVDSRPAQGDNSSDESKESLRERSQRWQPSPGSKAAMLVKVNSVSRIQPGGPSSPDLQLRHHNTHTHNKPNGHQAFTLHPVSSKPPGAHSCSTQGYKTAPSGKMAADARQAHHLRKTGNGSFCLVSSDPPQTPSSHRSQPSTPRSVSPQYASTPHLYDDPGKECPIYDEPPVDMEVEGAHLHNGPGGLSRLTPTHSLQKPRLLQHPGSSNSESRHKRNPSASDYSPAGLECIKHMVVVDPKQGLLSTSPGPTRTPSPTPRSDPLLAQPQSQPRGQQREPGTLEKKQTWRALEATVLRAVEARHSRQSSQASQDFPTPPGPQTTATYQDSGYSTGPSPSLRRKSRRRLGAGGRPGSVGSSGELCALNERLMAEMREVVSRSNTMREMKAGGLGAEISERGAVPRTRSPVDSLQWYGGRCASREDVPSTSRSLSRAGNHGNPALPPLEMPGRQKRTYEKVDTLEKSITSQAGLSSPDTPGPPSEVGTLELKAQLDSRKKGMVDGRTGSLGPHHQRSVSHDNIEGEGRGGIGGSYHQLSYATLRKPPPPDTSGMADWASKHLNMHTQGLFRRRVSIANMLSWNRGSIKKPMLVTSDRAVRKEACEMFKLVQAYMGDRPSRLDRRHAALLIVTKCWGMQGLRDELYVQLVRQTTGNTSPRSLAAGWELMAVSLAFFAPSPKFRCYLEGYIQRHTDPSSDKKRESQTEQQVAQFILDQQDMKLKKNSKSRKKRKQNTDEEGLPISTYAKFCYRKLQKVAITGGKKGLRKPTLEEIDHSRRAIVTPSLFGSTLDEVMERQSELFPDRKLPWVQVQLSQYVLALGGAQTEGIFRVPGDIDEVNALKLQVDQWRIPENLSDPNVPASLMKLWYRELEEPLIPMAFYKQCVSNYDDPVAAITVVQCLPELNRLVLCYFIHFLQVFAQPANVSVTKMDVNNLAMVMAPNCLRCQSDDPRIIFENTRKEMSFLRMLIVHLDTSFIEGVV; encoded by the exons TCCAGATTGGGTGGAGATCCTGGAGCCACGCTCTCGGGAGCGCATGTACGTGAACCTGGCCACTGGCGAATGCGGCTGGGACCCTCCTTTAGGCGCTCCCGTTCGTCAGGCTGACGGCAACCAGTGGTGGGAGCTCTTTGACCCCCAGAGCGGCCGCTTCTACTACTACAACTCCGTGGGACGCCAGACTGTCTGGCACCGACCCCAAGGGGGCGACATAGTTCCCCTCTCCCAGCTACAGGCTATGAAGCGCTGCTCTGAGGCCAAGCGGGCCGCgggaactggagagagagacagggagcctGGAACAGGTAGACTAGGGAGTACAGGGAGCCGTACAGGGAGCCAGGGACGCGGCACCGCTCTTCCAGAGCATTATGGAGCAGGGAGCCTGGGGAGTACAGGCAGCCAGGGACACCGCGCCCCTCTTCCAGAGCACCATGGAGTGGGGAGTACAGACTGCCAGGGACACCGCACCCCTCTTCCAGAGCACTATggcgtggggattacagactgccAGGGGCGCCTCACCCCTCGTCCAGAGCACCATGGAGCAGGGAGCCTGGGGAGTACAGGCAGCCAGGGACAGCGCACCCCTGTTCCAGAGCATTATGGAGCGGGGAGCCTGGGGAGTACAGGCAGCCAGGGACACCGCACCCCTCTTCCAGAGCATTATGGAGCGGGGAGCCTGGGGAGTACAGGCAGCCAGGGACACCGCGCCCCTCTTCCAGAGCACCATGGAGTGGGGAGTACAGACTGCCAGGGACACCGCACCCCTCTTCCAGAGCACTATggcgtggggattacagactgccAGGGGCGCCTCACCCCTCGTCCAGAGCACCATGGAGCAGGGAGCCTGGGGAGTACAGGCAGCCAGGGACACCGCACCCCTGTTCCAGAGCATTATGGAGCGGGGAGCCTGGGGAGTACAGGCAGCCAGGGACACCGCATCCCTCTTCCAGAGCACCATGGAGCAGGGAGCCTGGGGAGTACAGGCAGCCAGGGACACCGCACCCCTCGTCCAGAGCATTATGGAGCGGGGAGTATAGACAGCCAGGGACACCGCACCCCTCTTCCAGAGCATTATGGAGCGGGGAGTATAGACAGCCAGGGACACTGCACCCCTCTTCCAGAGCATTATGGAGCGGGGAGTATAGACAGCCAGGGACACCGCACCCCTCGTCCAGAGCATTATGGAGCGGGGAGTATAGACAGCCAGGGACACCGCACCCCTCTTCCAGAGCATCATGGAGCAGGAAGCCTGGTGAGTACAGGCAGCCAGGGACACCGCGCCCCTCGTCCAGAGCACCATGGAGCAGGTAGCCTGGGGAGTACAGGCAGCCAGGGACACTGCACCCCTCTTCCAGAGCAGGGTAAGCCTGTCCCCAGAACCCCTGAGACcccaagcgagagagagatttcaGACACAGTGGTGGACAGCAGACCAGCTCAGGGAGACAACAGCTCGGACGAAAGCAAGGAGTCACTGAG AGAGCGCTCTCAGAGATGGCAGCCTTCCCCAGGGTCCAAGGCAGCAATGTTGGTTAAAGTAAACAGTGTCAGTCGGATCCAGCCTGGAGGCCCATCTAGCCCGGACCTGCAGCTCcgccaccacaacacacacacccacaacaaGCCCAACGGCCACCAGGCCTTCACCCTCCACCCCGTCAGCAGCAAGCCCCCGGGGGCTCACTCCTGCTCCACCCAGGGCTACAAGACCGCACCCTCTGGCAAGATGGCCGCGGACGCCCGACAGGCCCACCACTTGAGAAAGACCGGCAACGGCAGCTTCTGTCTGGTGTCCTCTGACCCTCCCCAAACCCCAAGCAGTCACAGGTCCCAGCCCAGCACCCCCAGGTCAGTGTCACCACAGTACGCCTCCACACCTCACCTCTACGACGACCCGGGAAAAGAGTGTCCCATCTATGATGAGCCTCCTGTGGACATGGAGGTGGAGGGGGCTCACCTCCATAATGGGCCTGGTGGTCTATCCCGTCTCACCCCCACACATAGCCTGCAAAAGCCCAGGCTCCTCCAGCACCCTGGCTCCTCTAACTCAGAATCCAGGCACAAGAGGAACCCTTCTGCCTCTGACTACAGCCCTGCTGGCCTGGAGTGCATCAAGCACATGGTTGTTGTGGACCCAAAACAGggcctcctctccacctcccccggTCCCACCCgcaccccctcccccaccccacgATCAGACCCCCTCTTggcccagccccagtcccagccccggGGGCAGCAGAGGGAGCCAGGGACCCTGGAGAAGAAGCAGACATGGCGAGccctggaggccactgtgttgagaGCAGTGGAGGCTCGTCACAGCAGGCAGAGCAGCCAGGCCTCCCAGGACTTCCCCACACCTCCAGGACCCCAGACCACTGCCACCTACCAGGACTCTGGCTACTCCACTGGCCCCTCTCCGAGCCTGAGGAGGAAGAGCCGGCGGAGGCTGGGGGCCGGAGGCCGGCCTGGCTCAGTGGGCAGCAGCGGAGAGCTGTGTGCCCTTAACGAGAGGCTGATGGCGGAGATGAGGGAGGTGGTGAGCCGCTCCAACACCATGAGGGAGATGAAGGCTGGAGGCCTGGGGGCAGAGATTAGCGAGAGGGGCGCAGTGCCCCGGACACGTTCCCCCGTGGACTCCCTGCAGTGGTATGGAGGAAGGTGTGCGTCACGAGAAGACGTCCCCTCCACCAGCCGCTCGCTGAGCAGGGCGGGTAATCATGGCAACCCGGCCCTGCCACCCCTGGAGATGCCTGGTAGGCAGAAGAGGACCTATGAGAAGGTGGACACCTTGGAGAAGAGCATCACCAGTCAGGCCGGCCTCTCCTCACCAGACACCCCCGGACCCCCCTCAGAG GTGGGGACCCTGGAACTGAAGGCTCAGTTGGACAGCAGGAAGAAAGGTATGGTGGACGGACGAACAGGCTCACTGGGCCCCCATCACCAACGCTCCGTCTCCCATGACAACATagagggagaaggaagaggaggaatagGAGGCTCCTACCACCAGCTCTCTTACGCCACCCTGCGCAAGCCCCCGCCCCCAGACACCTCAGGCATGGCGGACTGGGCCAGCAAGCACCTGAACATGCACACCCAGGGCCTGTTCCGCCGCCGTGTCTCCATCGCCAACATGCTCTCCTGGAACCGCGGCTCCATCAAGAAGCCCATGCTGGTGACCAGCGACCGTGCCGTGAGGAAGGAGGCCTGTGAGATGTTCAAGCTGGTCCAGGCCTACATGGGAGACCGGCCCTCACGGCTGGACCGTCGCCACGCCGCCCTGCTCATCGTCACCAAGTGCTGGGGCATGCAGGGCCTGAGGGATGAGCTGTATGTGCAGCTGGTGAGGCAGACCACGGGCAACACCAGCCCTAGGAGCCTGGCTGCAGGCTGGGAGCTGATGGCTGTCAGCCTGGCCTTCTTCGCCCCGTCTCCCAAGTTCCGCTGCTACCTGGAGGGATACATCCAGAGGCACACGGATCCGAGCAGTGACAAGAAACGTGAGTCTCAGACTGAGCAACAGG TGGCTCAGTTCATACTAGACCAGCAGGACATGAAGCTGAAGAAGAACTCAAAGTCCAGAAAGAAACGGAAACAGAACACAGATGAAGAAG GTCTGCCCATCAGCACGTATGCAAAGTTCTGCTATCGCAAACTACAGAAAGTGGCCATAACTGGAGGCAAAAAG GGTCTTCGTAAGCCAACTCTGGAGGAGATTGACCACAGCAGACGGGCCATCGTGACCCCCTCCCTGTTTGGCAGCACCTTGGACGAGGTGATGGAGCGCCAGAGTGAACTCTTCCCAGACAGGAAGCTACCCTGGGTACAGGTGCAGCTCTCCCAATATGTCCTAGCACTGGGAGGGGCCCAGACTGAGGGCATCTTCAG GGTGCCTGGAGATATCGATGAAGTCAACGCATTGAAACTCCAGGTCGACCAATGGCGGATCCCAGAAAACCTCTCAGACCCCAACGTACCTG CCTCCCTGATGAAGCTGTGGTATCGTGAGTTGGAGGAGCCTCTCATCCCCATGGCCTTCTACAAGCAGTGTGTCAGTAACTATGACGACCCTGTGGCAGCCATTACTGTTGTACAGTGTCTGCCTGAGCTCAATAGACTGGTGCTGTGCTACTTCATCCACTTCCTGCAG GTGTTTGCTCAGCCTGCTAATGTGTCTGTTACTAAGATGGATGTCAATAACCTTGCCATGGTGATGGCCCCCAACTGCCTCCGCTGCCAGTCTGATGACCCACGAATCATCTTTGAGAACACACGCAAGGAGATGTCTTTCCTGCGCATGCTCATCGTTCACCTGGACACCAGTTTCATTGAGGGCGTTGTGTAG